In Phacochoerus africanus isolate WHEZ1 chromosome 1, ROS_Pafr_v1, whole genome shotgun sequence, the following are encoded in one genomic region:
- the LOC125122766 gene encoding zinc finger protein 660 isoform X3, which translates to MRRKTKNFKPKTVKDNKTLIEVSDQESEKDDPTINERIQAEKRQYVCTECGKAFSQSANLTVHERIHTGEKPYKCKECGKAFSHSSNLVVHRRIHTGLKPYTCSECGKSFSGKSHLIRHQGIHSGEKTYECKECGKAFSRSSGLISHHRVHTGEKPYTCIECGKAFSRSSNLTQHQRMHKGKKVYKCKECGKTCISNTKIMDHQRIHTGEKPYECDECGKAFILKKTLNEHQRLHRREKPYKCKECGKAFTSNRNLIDHQRVHTGEKPYKCNECGKTFRQTSQVILHLRTHTKEKPYKCNECAKAYRYSSQLIQHQRKHSEEKETS; encoded by the coding sequence atgaggagaaagacaaagaattttaaaCCAAAGACAGTAAAAGACAATAAGACACTCATAGAAGTGAGTGaccaagaatctgaaaaagatgacCCTACAATAAATGAGAGAATTCAGGCTGAAAAGAGACAGTATGTGTGTActgaatgtgggaaagcttttaGTCAGAGTGCAAATCTCACAGTACATGAACGAatccacacaggagagaaaccttatAAGTGTAAAGAATGTGGAAAGGCCTTCAGTCATAGCTCTAACCTTGTTGTTCACCGGAGAATCCACACCGGACTGAAGCCGTACACATGCAGCGAATGTGGGAAATCTTTCAGCGGTAAGTCACACCTCATTCGGCACCAAGGAATCCACAGTGGGGAAAAAACTTATGAATGTAAggagtgtgggaaagcctttagtCGAAGTTCTGGTCTTATTTCCCATCACAGAGTTCACACTGGCGAGAAGCCCTACACTTGTATcgagtgtgggaaagcctttagcCGTAGTTCAAACCTTACTCAACATCAGAGAatgcacaaaggaaaaaaagtttacaaGTGCAAGGAGTGTGGGAAAACATGTATTTCTAATACAAAGATTATGGaccatcagagaattcacactggggAGAAGCCTTATGAATGTGATGAGTGTGGGAAAGCTTTCATCTTAAAGAAGACCCTTAATGAACATCAGCGACTTCACCGTAGAGAGAAACCTTACAAATGTAAAGAGTGTGGGAAAGCATTCACTTCTAATCGTAATCTTATTGATCATCAGAgagttcacactggagagaaaccctataaatgtaACGAATGTGGAAAAACCTTCAGGCAGACTTCTCAAGTTATTCTACATTTGAGAACCCACACGAAGGAGAAACCCTATAAGTGTAATGAGTGTGCAAAAGCTTATCGTTATAGCTCACAGCTTATTCAACACCAGAGAAAACATAGCGAGGAGAAAGAAACATCATAA